One Tomitella gaofuii DNA segment encodes these proteins:
- a CDS encoding extracellular solute-binding protein translates to MTADAGRRRTVASKALVMVVAAALTTTACGVGDGDGAPGVRAPDGPTELVLVAASLMEPGFDAVIEGFGDGEEGADLAVTPEYGASGDQSRKVAAGLPADAVAFAARPGMERVVRAGVVDPTWDEDATRGVPAGSVVVLVVREGDPPGIDGWDDLLRAGVDAVVPDPRTSGAGRWSLLAPYAAAGGADGDPAAGLGFVRALVAGHLAAVPATVRAASEEFLDGTGDVLLTVESEAKRLAAEGAPVHYAVPEGSMRVAYPFAVSARSGHPGAARTFMNYLYSTEGQRLWARSGFRPVDPGVAAEFAGEFPRPAGLHTIEDLGGWESVEEELFDGDDGAITTIFDEADE, encoded by the coding sequence GTGACGGCCGATGCCGGGCGCCGCCGCACGGTCGCATCGAAGGCGCTGGTCATGGTGGTGGCCGCGGCGTTGACGACGACCGCTTGCGGTGTGGGGGACGGAGACGGCGCACCGGGGGTCCGGGCGCCCGACGGGCCGACGGAGCTGGTGCTGGTCGCCGCGTCGCTGATGGAACCCGGCTTCGACGCCGTCATCGAGGGCTTCGGTGACGGCGAGGAGGGCGCGGATCTGGCGGTGACCCCGGAGTACGGTGCGTCCGGCGACCAGTCCAGAAAGGTGGCCGCCGGGCTTCCGGCCGATGCGGTCGCCTTCGCGGCGCGGCCCGGGATGGAACGGGTGGTGCGCGCGGGCGTCGTGGATCCGACGTGGGATGAGGACGCCACGCGCGGGGTGCCGGCAGGGTCCGTGGTGGTCCTCGTGGTGCGCGAGGGCGATCCGCCGGGCATCGACGGCTGGGACGATCTGCTGCGCGCGGGCGTCGACGCGGTCGTCCCCGATCCGCGCACCTCCGGCGCGGGCAGGTGGAGTCTGCTGGCGCCCTACGCGGCCGCCGGCGGGGCCGACGGCGACCCGGCGGCGGGCCTGGGCTTCGTGCGTGCGCTCGTCGCGGGGCACCTGGCCGCCGTCCCGGCCACGGTCCGCGCCGCGTCCGAGGAGTTCCTCGACGGCACCGGCGACGTGCTCCTCACCGTGGAGAGCGAGGCGAAGCGTCTTGCGGCGGAGGGCGCCCCGGTGCACTACGCGGTCCCGGAGGGCAGCATGAGGGTCGCGTACCCGTTCGCCGTCTCCGCGCGGAGCGGGCATCCCGGCGCCGCGCGGACGTTCATGAACTACCTGTACTCCACCGAGGGGCAACGGCTCTGGGCGCGCAGCGGGTTCCGGCCCGTCGACCCGGGGGTGGCGGCGGAGTTCGCCGGGGAGTTCCCGCGGCCCGCGGGACTGCACACCATCGAAGACCTGGGCGGATGGGAGTCGGTGGAGGAGGAGCTGTTCGACGGCGACGACGGGGCGATCACGACGATCTTCGACGAGGCCGACGAGTAG
- a CDS encoding sulfate adenylyltransferase subunit 1, producing MSTETTAQPDLLRLATAGSVDDGKSTLVGRLLYDTKSVLADQIDAVTRASVDRGLATPDLSLLVDGLRAEREQGITIDVAYRYFATPSRTFVLADTPGHVQYTRNTVSGASTAQLVVLLVDARNGVVAQTRRHAAVLALLGVPRLVLAVNKIDLVDDAAAVYRDIAAEFAELTASLGWDPSAVQSIPVSALHGDNVAVRSENTPYYSGPTLIEHLESVPVDAEPDTVGLRFPVQYVIRPRTPEHPDYRGYAGQVAVGTARVGDPVVALPSGVRSTIGRIDTADGPLDAAQPGRSVTIVLADDIDVSRGDVISSVGDAPTPVREFAATVCWLAERPLRTGARVLVKHGTQTVQAIVDTVESRFDEQALAVAPAPEELGLNDIGLVHLRTAGELPVDDYRASRRSGSFLLIDPASGNTLSAGLVGNALEAVRTVAGQPA from the coding sequence ATGAGTACTGAAACGACCGCGCAGCCGGACCTGCTGCGCCTGGCCACCGCGGGCAGTGTGGACGACGGCAAGTCCACGCTGGTCGGACGGCTGCTGTACGACACGAAATCGGTGCTGGCCGACCAGATCGACGCGGTCACCCGCGCCTCGGTGGACCGCGGCCTCGCCACACCGGACCTCTCGCTGCTCGTGGACGGGCTGCGCGCCGAACGCGAGCAGGGCATCACGATCGACGTCGCCTACCGCTACTTCGCGACGCCCAGCCGCACCTTCGTGCTCGCGGACACCCCGGGGCACGTGCAGTACACGCGCAACACCGTCTCCGGCGCCTCCACCGCACAGCTGGTGGTGCTGCTGGTGGACGCGCGCAACGGGGTGGTCGCGCAGACGCGCCGCCACGCCGCGGTGCTCGCGCTGCTCGGCGTGCCGCGGCTCGTCCTGGCGGTGAACAAGATCGACCTCGTCGACGACGCGGCGGCCGTGTACCGGGACATCGCGGCGGAGTTCGCCGAGCTCACCGCGAGCCTCGGCTGGGACCCGTCCGCGGTGCAGTCCATTCCGGTGTCCGCACTGCACGGCGACAACGTGGCCGTCCGCTCGGAGAACACCCCTTACTACTCCGGCCCGACGCTCATCGAGCACCTGGAGTCGGTGCCGGTGGACGCCGAGCCGGACACCGTGGGCCTGCGCTTCCCCGTGCAGTACGTCATCCGTCCGCGCACCCCCGAGCACCCCGACTACCGCGGCTACGCCGGTCAGGTGGCGGTGGGCACCGCGCGGGTGGGAGACCCGGTGGTGGCGTTGCCGTCCGGCGTGCGCAGCACCATCGGGCGCATCGACACCGCGGACGGACCGCTCGACGCAGCGCAGCCGGGGCGCAGCGTCACGATCGTGCTCGCCGACGACATCGACGTCTCGAGGGGTGACGTCATCTCGTCCGTCGGCGATGCACCCACTCCGGTGCGGGAGTTCGCCGCCACCGTCTGCTGGCTGGCCGAGCGCCCGCTGCGGACCGGCGCGCGTGTGCTCGTCAAGCACGGCACGCAGACGGTCCAGGCCATCGTCGACACCGTGGAATCACGGTTCGACGAGCAGGCGCTGGCCGTGGCTCCCGCACCGGAGGAGTTGGGGCTCAACGATATCGGACTGGTGCACCTGCGCACCGCGGGCGAGCTGCCGGTGGACGACTACCGGGCGAGCCGGCGCAGCGGATCGTTCCTCCTCATCGACCCCGCCAGCGGCAACACGTTGTCCGCCGGGCTCGTGGGAAACGCGCTCGAGGCGGTCCGCACCGTCGCGGGCCAGCCGGCATGA
- a CDS encoding diaminopimelate dehydrogenase, whose product MGEKIRIGIAGYGNLGRGVEAAVARTPDMELVGVFTRRDPAAVTPQADGTRVYGWDALARFEDAVDVLILCGGSKEDLPQQGPALAARFTTVDSFDTHARIPEYFASVDGPARAAGTTAVISTGWDPGLFSLNRVLGESILPSGETYTFWGRGVSQGHSDAVRKVPGVAAGVQYTIPSEQAVEAVRRGDRPELSTRDKHVRECFVVLEDGADAETVREAIVTMPHYFEPYDTTVHFITAEELARDHAGIPHGGFVIRSGETGPADDSSGQVYEFSLKLGSNPGFTSSVLVAYARAAHRMNVRGEVGAKTLYDVAPGLLSPKTPEQLRAEDL is encoded by the coding sequence GTGGGCGAGAAGATCCGGATCGGCATCGCGGGGTACGGGAACCTGGGGCGCGGGGTGGAGGCCGCCGTGGCGCGCACGCCCGACATGGAACTGGTGGGCGTATTCACCCGGCGCGATCCCGCTGCGGTGACGCCGCAGGCGGACGGGACCCGCGTGTACGGGTGGGACGCGCTCGCACGGTTCGAGGACGCGGTGGACGTGCTCATCCTGTGCGGGGGGTCCAAGGAGGACCTGCCGCAGCAGGGGCCTGCGCTGGCGGCGCGGTTCACCACCGTGGACAGCTTCGACACGCACGCGCGCATCCCCGAGTACTTCGCCTCGGTGGACGGCCCCGCGCGGGCGGCCGGGACGACGGCGGTGATCTCCACCGGCTGGGACCCGGGACTGTTCTCGCTCAACCGTGTTCTGGGCGAGTCGATCCTGCCATCCGGGGAGACGTACACCTTCTGGGGGCGCGGGGTGAGCCAGGGCCACTCGGACGCGGTGCGGAAGGTTCCCGGCGTGGCCGCGGGCGTGCAGTACACGATCCCGTCGGAGCAGGCGGTCGAGGCGGTGCGGCGCGGCGACCGGCCGGAGCTGTCCACGCGGGACAAGCACGTGCGCGAGTGCTTCGTGGTGCTCGAGGACGGCGCCGACGCGGAGACGGTCCGCGAGGCGATCGTGACCATGCCGCACTACTTCGAGCCCTACGACACCACGGTGCACTTCATCACGGCGGAAGAGCTTGCCCGCGATCACGCCGGAATCCCGCACGGCGGCTTCGTTATCCGCAGCGGCGAGACCGGCCCGGCGGACGACTCCTCCGGGCAGGTCTACGAATTCAGCCTCAAGCTCGGCAGCAACCCCGGCTTCACGTCCAGCGTGCTCGTGGCCTACGCACGCGCCGCGCACCGGATGAACGTGCGCGGCGAGGTCGGCGCCAAGACGCTGTACGACGTGGCGCCCGGCCTGCTCTCGCCGAAGACCCCCGAGCAGCTGCGGGCCGAGGACCTGTAG
- a CDS encoding dihydrolipoyl dehydrogenase family protein — MWSEPRRATGGHAAEGPAVREYDVVVLGGGPAGENAAAYAIAGSDRTAIIVEPELVGGECSYWACIPSKALLHPAAVRGAASALPGTAELVGDRPLDAEAVLARRDTFIGRDGGSPLPDDSGQVRWARGAGIDVVRGSGRLTGERTVAVSPADGADGSAATLTARQAVVLATGSAATLPSIPGLAEARPWTSRDVTAMTAVPGSVAIIGGGVVACEAATWLSALGAEVTLIVRGRALLGGAEPFAGALVADALQQGGPGRRPVRILFGTQAYEVERDAVAAHAPGVAGGVPVTLRIEPSGHGGDGGSAGTVSVDELVVAAGRRPAVDGLGLDAVGLDPHRAPPTDAHMAVPGVPGLYAVGDVTGRAPLTHMGKYQARVCGDVTAARAEGRPTEAPRFQAGPGHSAVPQVVFTDPQAAWTGLTVARARAAGIDAHSVAVDLGAVAGAALQRDGYTGRAQWVVDRVRGVLVGATFVGPEVAELLHAATIAVAAEVPLETLWHAVPVFPTVSEAWLRLLEAARETGVMPAP, encoded by the coding sequence ATGTGGTCAGAACCTCGACGCGCCACCGGGGGCCATGCGGCCGAGGGGCCCGCCGTCCGCGAATACGACGTGGTCGTCCTCGGCGGCGGGCCGGCCGGTGAGAACGCCGCCGCCTACGCGATCGCCGGCAGCGACCGGACTGCGATCATCGTCGAACCGGAGCTGGTCGGCGGCGAGTGCTCGTACTGGGCGTGCATCCCCAGCAAGGCGCTGCTGCATCCGGCCGCCGTCCGCGGCGCGGCGTCCGCGCTGCCCGGCACGGCGGAGCTCGTCGGAGACCGGCCGCTGGACGCGGAGGCGGTCCTGGCGCGCCGCGACACCTTCATCGGCCGCGACGGCGGGTCGCCCTTGCCGGACGACTCCGGCCAGGTGCGGTGGGCGCGCGGCGCCGGGATCGACGTGGTGCGCGGCAGCGGACGGCTGACCGGAGAGCGCACGGTCGCGGTGTCGCCGGCCGACGGAGCCGACGGCAGCGCGGCGACGCTCACGGCGCGGCAGGCGGTGGTGCTGGCGACCGGTTCGGCCGCCACGCTTCCCTCGATCCCGGGGCTCGCGGAGGCGCGGCCGTGGACCTCGCGGGACGTCACCGCGATGACGGCGGTGCCGGGGTCGGTGGCGATCATCGGCGGCGGGGTGGTGGCGTGCGAGGCGGCGACGTGGTTGAGCGCCCTCGGGGCCGAGGTGACGCTCATCGTGCGGGGGCGTGCGCTGCTCGGCGGGGCGGAGCCGTTCGCGGGGGCGCTGGTGGCCGATGCACTGCAACAGGGCGGGCCGGGGCGCCGGCCGGTGCGGATCCTGTTCGGCACGCAGGCGTACGAGGTGGAGCGTGACGCGGTGGCGGCGCACGCGCCGGGCGTGGCCGGCGGCGTGCCGGTGACGCTGCGCATCGAGCCGTCCGGGCACGGCGGCGACGGCGGCTCGGCGGGGACCGTGTCCGTCGACGAGCTGGTGGTCGCGGCCGGCCGGCGGCCGGCGGTGGACGGGTTGGGGCTGGACGCCGTGGGGCTCGACCCGCACCGGGCGCCCCCCACGGACGCGCACATGGCGGTGCCCGGGGTGCCGGGGCTCTACGCGGTGGGCGACGTGACGGGCCGCGCGCCGCTCACCCACATGGGCAAGTATCAGGCGCGGGTGTGCGGGGATGTCACCGCGGCACGGGCGGAGGGCCGGCCGACGGAGGCGCCGCGCTTCCAGGCCGGCCCAGGGCATTCGGCGGTGCCGCAGGTGGTGTTCACCGACCCGCAGGCGGCGTGGACCGGCCTCACGGTGGCCCGTGCCCGCGCGGCCGGGATCGATGCGCACAGTGTGGCGGTGGACCTGGGCGCCGTGGCGGGGGCGGCACTCCAGCGCGACGGCTACACCGGGCGTGCGCAGTGGGTGGTGGACCGGGTCCGCGGCGTCCTGGTCGGTGCGACGTTCGTGGGGCCGGAGGTGGCCGAGCTTCTGCATGCCGCGACGATCGCGGTGGCGGCGGAGGTGCCACTGGAGACGCTCTGGCACGCGGTGCCCGTATTCCCCACCGTCTCCGAGGCCTGGCTGCGGCTGCTCGAGGCGGCGCGGGAGACAGGGGTCATGCCGGCACCCTGA
- a CDS encoding sirohydrochlorin chelatase codes for MNGAGPAGGPAPDGPPLIAVAHGSRDPRSAQTVHAIVDALRATAPGIAVHVAFLDLSVPSLGDVVETVARAGHRRAVVVPLLLGSAYHSRVDLPALLAAASARRPGMELIQAPVLGDDERLVAAVRDRIVGAGAPADDPSVGVALSAVGSSSAEANAVTRALAARVCAGTAWHGARACFAAATEPTVESAITDLRARGARRIVVGSWFLAPGLLTDRVRRRALAADPSALIADPIGPHALVPQVIVDRYRRAAAAAAARTSRTAAA; via the coding sequence ATGAACGGCGCCGGGCCCGCCGGCGGACCCGCGCCGGACGGACCGCCGCTGATCGCCGTGGCGCACGGCAGCCGGGACCCGCGGTCCGCGCAGACGGTCCACGCGATCGTCGACGCGCTGCGTGCCACCGCCCCGGGGATCGCAGTCCACGTGGCGTTCCTGGACCTGTCCGTGCCCTCCCTCGGCGACGTGGTGGAGACGGTGGCGCGCGCCGGCCACCGTCGCGCCGTGGTGGTCCCGCTGCTGCTGGGCAGCGCCTACCACTCGCGGGTGGATCTTCCTGCGCTGCTCGCCGCGGCGTCCGCGCGGCGGCCGGGGATGGAGTTGATCCAGGCTCCTGTCCTCGGCGACGACGAGCGTCTCGTCGCGGCGGTACGCGACCGCATCGTCGGCGCCGGGGCACCGGCGGACGATCCGTCGGTGGGCGTGGCGCTGTCGGCCGTCGGCTCGTCGTCGGCCGAGGCCAACGCCGTGACGCGTGCCCTTGCCGCCCGGGTGTGCGCGGGCACCGCGTGGCACGGCGCCCGCGCATGCTTCGCGGCCGCGACGGAACCCACCGTCGAGTCGGCGATCACGGACCTGCGGGCGCGCGGCGCGCGGCGGATCGTGGTGGGCTCGTGGTTCCTCGCGCCGGGCCTGCTCACCGACCGGGTCCGGCGCCGTGCGCTCGCGGCCGACCCCTCGGCGCTGATCGCCGACCCCATCGGGCCGCATGCGCTCGTGCCGCAGGTGATCGTGGACCGGTACCGGCGGGCGGCTGCGGCGGCGGCCGCCCGTACGTCGCGCACCGCCGCAGCGTGA